In a genomic window of Nyctibius grandis isolate bNycGra1 chromosome 4, bNycGra1.pri, whole genome shotgun sequence:
- the TNNT3 gene encoding troponin T, fast skeletal muscle, with protein MSGTEEEEEVQEEAHEAEAHEEEVHEPAPPPVHEPAEEAHEEEEKPRIKLTAPKIPEGEKVDFDDIQKKRQNKDLIELQALIDSHFEARRKEEEELVALKERIEKRRAERAEQQRIRAEKEKERQARLAEEKARREEEDAKRKAEDDLKKKKALSSMGATYSSYLAKADQKRGKKQTARETKKKVLAERRKPLNIDHLNEDKLRDKAKELWDWLYQLETEKYDFAEQIKRKKYEILTLRCRLQELSKFSKKAGAKGKVGGRWK; from the exons ATGTCTGGGACAGAG GAAGAAG AAGAGGTTCAGGAAGAAG CTCACGAAGCAG AAGCTCATGAGGAAG AAGTCCATGAACCAG CCCCCCCTCCAG TTCATGAGCCAG CAGAGGAAGCCCATGAAGAAG AGGAGAAGCCCAGAATAAA ACTAACTGCTCCTAAAATACCAGAGGGTGAGAAAGTAGATTTTGAT GACAtccaaaagaaaaggcagaacaaaGACCTGATTGAACTGCAGGCCTTGATTGACAGCCACTTTGAAgccaggagaaaggaagaggaagagctgGTTGCCCTCAAGGAGAGGATT GAGAAGCGCAGAGCTGAAAGAGCAGAGCAACAGAGAATCCGGGctgagaaggagaaggagcGTCAGGCAAGGCTTGCG GAGGAAAAGGCAcggagagaggaagaagatgcCAAGAGAAAAGCTGAGGACGATCTCAAGAAGAAGAAGGCTCTGTCCTCCATGGGTGCCACATACAGCAGCTATCTGGCTAAG GCTGAtcagaagagagggaagaagcaaACAGCTAGAGAGACGAAGAAGAAGGTCCTGGCAGAGAGGCGCAAGCCCTTGAACATCGACCACCTTAATGAAGACAAGCTGAG GGACAAGGCTAAAGAACTGTGGGACTGGTTATACCAACTGGAGACTGAAAAGTATGACTTTGCAGAGCagatcaagaggaaaaaatacgAG ATTTTAACACTGCgttgcaggctgcaggagctTTCCAAGTT CAGCAAGAAGGCAGGAGCCAAGGGCAAGGTTGGCGGGCGCTGGAAGTAA